A portion of the Synechococcales cyanobacterium CNB genome contains these proteins:
- a CDS encoding ABC transporter ATP-binding protein, with translation MTTAIRIVGLVKEFPPVARAPRTRAVDGVSLDVEPGELFFLLGPSGCGKTTLLRMIAGFIQPTGGTIAFASSPPGARCPAPDASFRDVTRMPPNRRNTGMVFQSYALWPHMTVEQNVAFGLGVRRVPTPERTARVREALDAVRMGDYARRKPTQLSGGQQQRVALARALVVRPDVLLLDEPLSNLDAKLRIELRAEIRRICKQAGLTTVYVTHDQKEALSMADRVAIMDAGRVVQLGAPADLYRRPRSRFVAEFLGETNFLDAEVLGVESGVARLRTPAGELAALIADDGARSESVRHAPASRVTLSIRPEALRLLPSSQDSGLRTHQPTLPARLLDTVYLGEIAQHTLELPGGARLKAAELNPPPTPARASDLRIAVDPADVVIIP, from the coding sequence ATGACCACCGCCATCCGCATCGTCGGCCTGGTCAAGGAGTTCCCGCCCGTCGCCCGCGCGCCGCGCACCCGGGCCGTTGACGGCGTCTCCCTCGACGTTGAGCCGGGCGAGCTCTTCTTCCTGCTCGGCCCCTCAGGCTGCGGCAAGACGACGCTTCTGCGCATGATCGCGGGGTTCATCCAACCCACGGGCGGCACGATCGCCTTCGCCTCCTCTCCTCCCGGCGCCCGATGCCCGGCGCCCGATGCCTCCTTCCGCGACGTCACCCGCATGCCGCCCAACAGGCGGAACACCGGCATGGTCTTCCAGTCCTACGCCCTCTGGCCGCACATGACGGTGGAGCAGAACGTGGCCTTCGGCCTGGGCGTGCGGCGCGTCCCCACCCCTGAGAGGACGGCCCGCGTGCGCGAGGCCCTCGACGCCGTCCGCATGGGCGACTACGCCAGGCGCAAGCCCACCCAGCTCTCCGGTGGTCAGCAGCAGCGCGTCGCGCTCGCCCGCGCCCTCGTCGTTCGCCCCGACGTGCTGCTGCTCGACGAGCCGCTCTCGAACCTCGACGCGAAACTCCGCATCGAACTCCGCGCCGAGATCCGTCGCATCTGCAAGCAGGCCGGTCTCACCACCGTCTACGTCACCCACGACCAGAAGGAGGCCCTGAGCATGGCCGACCGCGTCGCCATCATGGACGCGGGCCGGGTCGTGCAACTCGGAGCGCCGGCGGACCTCTACCGCCGGCCCCGCTCACGCTTTGTCGCCGAGTTCCTCGGCGAGACGAACTTCCTCGACGCCGAAGTCCTCGGCGTTGAGAGCGGCGTCGCCCGCCTGCGCACCCCCGCCGGCGAACTCGCCGCGCTCATCGCGGATGACGGGGCGCGGAGCGAAAGCGTGCGCCACGCTCCCGCATCCCGAGTCACCCTCAGCATCCGTCCCGAGGCCCTCCGCCTCCTCCCCTCTTCGCAGGACTCGGGACTCAGGACTCACCAACCCACCCTCCCTGCACGCCTGCTCGACACCGTCTACCTGGGTGAGATCGCCCAGCACACGCTGGAGCTGCCCGGCGGCGCGCGATTGAAGGCCGCGGAACTCAACCCCCCCCCCACGCCCGCGCGCGCCAGCGACCTCCGCATCGCCGTCGATCCGGCCGACGTGGTCATCATCCCGTGA
- a CDS encoding pyridoxal-phosphate dependent enzyme — MRCFESILDAVGHTPLVRLRRVVPAGAAEVLVKCEYMNPAGSIKDRMALHIVEEAERSGQLRPGGTIVENTSGNTGLGLAMAAAVKGYKCIFTMPDKMSLEKVNMLKAFGAEVVITPTDVPGDSPEHYVNVAKRLARETPGGFYVNQYHSPANIDAHYRRTGPEIWDETGGEFDAFVAGVGTGGTISGIGRFIKEKNRETGRSVRVVGVDPLGSVHYSLFYTGTPGEAHVYKVEGLGDDIVCEAFDMKAVDEMRQVDDRQCFVMARRLVREEGLFCGGSSGGNVHVAVELAKELGPGKRIVTVLPDSGTRYITKFLSDAWMKDHGFLEPARQMGVVEDVLRQPHGEVVTVDEGATVARVAELMRTRGISQVPLTNGQGRPKGIVHEIDLLRGLQTGRVGPDSPVREVANPLDGVVYPKARVEELFPIFEKDRVAVVVDHGRIVGIVSQIDVIDYLSRRAQG, encoded by the coding sequence ATGAGGTGCTTTGAATCGATTCTGGATGCTGTCGGGCACACGCCTCTGGTGCGGCTGCGGCGGGTCGTGCCTGCGGGCGCGGCGGAAGTGCTGGTCAAGTGCGAGTACATGAACCCGGCCGGGTCGATCAAGGACCGCATGGCCCTGCACATCGTCGAGGAAGCGGAGCGGAGCGGGCAGCTGCGCCCGGGGGGCACCATCGTCGAGAACACGAGCGGGAACACGGGACTGGGGCTGGCGATGGCGGCAGCGGTGAAGGGGTACAAGTGCATCTTCACCATGCCGGACAAGATGAGCCTGGAGAAGGTGAACATGCTCAAGGCGTTCGGCGCGGAGGTCGTCATCACGCCGACCGACGTGCCGGGCGACTCGCCGGAGCACTACGTGAACGTGGCGAAGCGGCTGGCCCGCGAGACGCCGGGCGGGTTCTACGTGAACCAGTACCACTCGCCGGCGAACATCGACGCGCACTACCGGCGCACCGGCCCCGAGATCTGGGACGAGACGGGCGGCGAGTTCGATGCGTTCGTGGCGGGCGTGGGGACGGGCGGCACGATCTCGGGCATCGGCCGGTTCATCAAGGAGAAGAACCGCGAGACGGGACGGAGCGTGCGCGTGGTCGGCGTCGACCCGCTCGGGTCGGTGCACTACAGCCTGTTCTACACGGGGACTCCGGGTGAGGCGCACGTGTACAAGGTCGAGGGGCTGGGGGACGACATCGTGTGCGAGGCCTTCGACATGAAGGCCGTCGACGAGATGCGCCAGGTGGACGATCGGCAGTGCTTCGTGATGGCGCGTCGGCTGGTGCGCGAGGAGGGCCTGTTCTGCGGCGGCTCGTCGGGCGGGAACGTGCACGTGGCGGTGGAGTTGGCCAAGGAGCTCGGGCCGGGCAAGCGCATCGTGACAGTGCTGCCGGACTCGGGGACGCGGTACATCACGAAGTTCCTGTCGGACGCGTGGATGAAGGACCACGGTTTCCTGGAGCCTGCGCGGCAGATGGGCGTGGTCGAAGACGTGCTGCGCCAGCCGCACGGCGAGGTGGTGACGGTGGACGAGGGGGCGACGGTCGCGCGCGTGGCGGAGTTGATGCGGACGCGCGGCATCTCGCAGGTGCCGCTGACGAACGGGCAGGGCAGGCCGAAGGGGATCGTGCACGAGATCGACCTGCTGCGGGGGTTGCAGACGGGTCGGGTGGGGCCGGACTCGCCGGTGCGCGAGGTGGCGAACCCGCTGGACGGGGTCGTCTATCCCAAGGCGCGGGTGGAAGAGTTGTTCCCGATCTTTGAGAAGGACCGGGTGGCCGTGGTGGTGGACCACGGGAGGATCGTGGGGATCGTGTCGCAGATCGACGTGATTGACTACCTGAGCCGAAGGGCGCAGGGCTAA
- a CDS encoding glycosyltransferase family 4 protein: MSTPRKILFVCQVFYPDTTSTSQLFTSMFAEMVKEGHDITALCAFPSGKEGRGRKLPRYEVYKGIKIRRLGFRIDHKKSHYSRAMSYLGFMIPALLRLLFVPKTTIVFGVTNPPFLAQGLYLVSLLRGLKYQYMVLDAYPESLIALGMSERSFVARAWTWLNKIAYRRAEKMIVLGRDMTTLLVNRYGIDEKKSIVYIPHWSAVEAPDPLPIEKSAMIDRLGLRGKFIVQYSGNMGMWHDMDSFVRAAKMVEDDPSIHFLFIGEGARRTAAVRLAEDLGCTNITWHDFVPLEQVRESLSSCHVALISLRAGFEGIAVPSKLYGILMSGRAVLAQTPLESETAYTLAECDCGVTVAPGDTEGLVRAIREMAADRERTAEMGRKAFKAYKEKYTQAQAIEAFSDLWGLDMKKRPVPSQAAAETAA; this comes from the coding sequence ATGAGCACGCCGCGCAAGATACTGTTCGTCTGCCAGGTGTTCTACCCGGACACGACGTCGACGAGCCAGCTGTTCACCAGCATGTTCGCGGAGATGGTGAAGGAGGGGCACGACATCACGGCGTTGTGCGCGTTCCCGAGCGGGAAGGAGGGCCGCGGGCGGAAACTCCCCCGGTACGAGGTGTACAAGGGGATCAAGATCCGCCGGCTGGGGTTCCGGATCGACCACAAGAAGTCGCACTACTCGCGGGCGATGTCGTACCTGGGGTTCATGATCCCCGCGTTGCTGCGGCTGTTGTTCGTGCCCAAGACCACGATCGTGTTCGGGGTGACGAACCCGCCGTTCCTGGCGCAGGGGCTGTACCTGGTCTCGCTGCTCCGGGGGCTGAAGTACCAGTACATGGTGCTGGACGCGTACCCCGAGTCGCTGATCGCGTTGGGGATGAGCGAGCGTTCGTTCGTCGCGCGGGCGTGGACGTGGCTGAACAAGATCGCGTACCGGCGCGCGGAGAAGATGATCGTGCTCGGGCGGGACATGACGACGCTGCTGGTGAACCGCTACGGGATCGACGAGAAGAAGTCGATCGTCTACATCCCACACTGGAGCGCGGTCGAGGCGCCCGACCCGCTGCCGATCGAGAAGAGTGCGATGATCGACCGGCTGGGGCTGCGGGGCAAGTTCATCGTGCAGTACTCCGGCAACATGGGGATGTGGCACGACATGGACTCGTTCGTGCGCGCCGCCAAAATGGTCGAGGACGACCCCTCGATCCACTTCCTGTTCATCGGCGAGGGGGCGCGCCGGACCGCGGCGGTGCGGCTGGCGGAGGACCTCGGCTGCACGAACATCACCTGGCACGACTTCGTTCCCCTCGAGCAGGTGCGTGAGAGTCTTTCGAGCTGCCACGTCGCGTTGATCTCGCTGCGAGCGGGGTTCGAGGGGATCGCGGTGCCGAGCAAGTTGTACGGCATCCTGATGAGCGGCCGGGCGGTGCTGGCGCAGACGCCGCTGGAATCCGAGACGGCCTACACGCTCGCCGAGTGCGATTGCGGGGTCACGGTGGCGCCGGGCGACACCGAGGGCCTTGTGCGGGCGATCCGCGAGATGGCCGCCGACCGCGAGCGCACGGCGGAGATGGGGCGCAAGGCCTTCAAGGCGTACAAGGAGAAGTACACCCAGGCGCAGGCGATCGAGGCCTTCTCCGACCTGTGGGGTCTGGACATGAAGAAGCGGCCCGTGCCGTCGCAGGCGGCGGCCGAGACCGCGGCCTGA
- a CDS encoding excinuclease ABC subunit UvrC translates to MKDHRGVVLYVGKAARLPARVSSYFVPSADLGPKKELMLDAVHDFDVLECETEWEALLAENRLIKDIRPRYNAMLTDGKSFPYLVVTQREDFPRVYITRNPSGVRDDGTEDPLVRGAKVLGPFVSPGALREAVQMLQRIFRFRTCSLDIVDGDPRNRHFRPCLLYAIGQCSGPCADRIPRDAYRADVDRFVRFLESKRSVMLRELAAEMQAAATALDFEKAAVLRDQIDALRRLDERSTRKAGWQPETEIGYLDPRKATRSLQRTLALDQPVRCIEGIDIAHLHGGETVGSKVCFVDGRPFRNEYRRYRIRSVEGGNDDYASIREVVSRRYREAGEGHELYPDVILIDGGLGQLHAALEAFEGLNVRPPMVVSLAKKEELLYVQARAEPIRLGRDNPGLRLCQAVRDEAHRFAQLYHHALRRKRTLNED, encoded by the coding sequence ATGAAGGACCACCGCGGCGTGGTGCTCTACGTCGGCAAGGCGGCGCGGCTGCCGGCGCGGGTGTCGTCGTACTTCGTTCCATCGGCGGACCTCGGGCCGAAGAAGGAACTGATGCTCGACGCCGTGCACGACTTCGACGTGCTCGAATGCGAGACCGAGTGGGAGGCACTGCTCGCCGAGAACCGGCTCATCAAGGACATCCGACCGCGCTACAACGCGATGCTCACCGACGGCAAGTCCTTCCCCTACCTCGTCGTCACGCAGCGCGAGGACTTCCCGCGCGTGTACATCACACGCAACCCCTCCGGCGTGCGCGACGACGGCACGGAGGACCCGCTGGTGCGCGGGGCGAAAGTCCTCGGCCCGTTCGTCAGCCCCGGCGCGCTGCGCGAGGCCGTGCAGATGCTCCAGCGCATCTTCCGCTTCCGCACCTGCTCGCTGGACATCGTGGACGGCGACCCGCGCAACCGCCACTTCCGCCCTTGCCTGCTCTATGCGATCGGTCAGTGCTCGGGGCCGTGCGCGGACCGCATCCCGCGTGACGCCTACCGCGCCGACGTGGACCGCTTCGTCCGCTTCCTCGAATCGAAGCGCAGCGTGATGCTGCGCGAGTTGGCCGCCGAGATGCAGGCCGCCGCCACAGCCCTCGACTTCGAGAAGGCCGCCGTGCTGCGCGACCAGATCGACGCCCTGCGCAGGCTCGACGAGCGTTCGACGCGCAAGGCCGGCTGGCAGCCCGAGACCGAGATCGGCTATCTCGACCCGCGCAAGGCCACGCGCAGCCTCCAGCGCACGCTCGCCCTCGACCAGCCGGTCCGATGCATCGAGGGCATCGACATCGCCCACCTGCACGGCGGCGAGACCGTGGGCTCCAAGGTCTGCTTCGTGGACGGGCGGCCGTTCCGCAATGAGTACCGCCGCTACCGCATCCGCTCGGTCGAGGGCGGCAACGACGACTACGCCAGCATCCGTGAGGTCGTCAGCCGCCGCTATCGCGAGGCTGGCGAGGGGCACGAGTTGTACCCCGACGTCATCCTCATCGACGGCGGGCTGGGCCAGTTGCACGCCGCGCTCGAAGCGTTCGAAGGCCTGAACGTGCGTCCGCCCATGGTCGTCAGTCTCGCCAAGAAGGAAGAACTGCTCTACGTGCAGGCACGCGCCGAGCCGATCCGTCTCGGCCGCGACAACCCAGGCCTGCGCCTCTGCCAGGCCGTACGCGACGAGGCCCACCGCTTCGCCCAACTCTACCACCACGCCCTGCGCCGCAAGCGCACGCTCAACGAGGACTGA
- a CDS encoding anthranilate synthase component I family protein — protein MDDPRLSLSGAEPCRPRLPLLHALSPTHNPVKPSLSSAVPLRTAPTRPRIAPDARPLVYACNLPCRGTLRAAAESTFRVALDDSGRPRSRWLDAATGDDRPAPLAFIHDPLRDLDRLLTAHAKPELTEPFASGWIGWLSYDLGRLIEPAADAARCPTVPSDTPPLIELHRFTGEPRQSWSGPLTTEEPLPHGGGPSDHGGSFGVLRSVAGRAAYVAAADRALEHIRAGDAYQINLAHALRGRFTGSARDLYASLAATAQPEHGVYVESAAGPTRWAVLSLSPELFLSFDPASRRVVTRPMKGTRPGHADPDELMRAPKDRAELAMIVDLMRNDLGRVCEFGSIRVDVPRRIERHATGAARVLQATATVSGTLRGGMTLGGLLAAAFPPGSVTGAPKVRAMRIIDSLEGFRRGPYCGATAVIDDAGRAVLGVAIRTAVVAGRADAHGRFIDAAVEYAVGAGIVADSDPEAEWRETLDKAGPLRGVFKLENTEGSRD, from the coding sequence ATCGATGATCCGCGCCTCTCCCTTTCGGGGGCTGAGCCTTGCAGGCCCCGACTTCCACTCCTTCATGCTCTCTCTCCCACGCACAACCCCGTCAAACCCTCTCTATCATCGGCCGTGCCTCTCAGAACCGCACCGACACGGCCGAGGATCGCACCTGACGCTCGCCCGCTCGTGTACGCGTGCAACCTCCCCTGCCGCGGCACGCTGCGCGCCGCCGCCGAATCCACCTTCCGCGTTGCGCTCGACGACTCCGGCCGCCCTCGCTCCCGCTGGCTCGACGCCGCGACTGGAGACGATCGACCCGCGCCCCTCGCCTTCATCCATGATCCTCTCCGCGACCTCGACCGGCTCCTCACGGCGCATGCGAAACCCGAACTCACCGAGCCGTTCGCCTCAGGCTGGATCGGGTGGCTCTCCTACGACCTCGGCAGGCTGATCGAACCCGCCGCGGACGCGGCCCGCTGCCCCACGGTCCCTTCCGACACCCCCCCCTTGATCGAACTCCACCGGTTCACCGGCGAGCCGCGACAGTCATGGAGCGGTCCGCTCACGACCGAAGAGCCGCTCCCTCACGGTGGCGGCCCGTCGGATCATGGCGGTTCTTTCGGCGTGCTCCGATCCGTCGCGGGCCGCGCCGCCTATGTCGCCGCCGCCGACCGTGCCCTCGAGCACATCCGCGCAGGCGACGCCTACCAGATCAACCTCGCGCACGCGCTCCGTGGCCGATTTACAGGCTCGGCACGCGATCTCTACGCCTCCCTCGCCGCGACCGCGCAGCCCGAGCACGGCGTCTACGTCGAGTCCGCGGCTGGCCCGACCCGGTGGGCCGTCCTCTCGCTCAGCCCCGAACTCTTTCTCTCGTTCGACCCCGCGTCGCGGCGTGTCGTCACGCGACCGATGAAGGGCACGCGCCCCGGCCACGCCGACCCCGACGAACTCATGCGCGCCCCGAAGGACCGCGCCGAACTCGCCATGATCGTGGACCTGATGCGCAACGACCTCGGCCGCGTCTGCGAGTTCGGCTCCATCCGCGTCGACGTGCCACGCCGGATCGAACGCCACGCGACCGGCGCGGCCCGGGTCCTGCAGGCCACCGCCACGGTCTCGGGCACGCTCAGGGGGGGGATGACGCTCGGGGGGCTTCTCGCCGCCGCGTTCCCGCCGGGGTCGGTCACCGGCGCGCCGAAGGTGCGTGCCATGCGGATCATCGACTCGCTCGAAGGCTTCCGTCGCGGGCCGTACTGCGGGGCGACCGCCGTCATCGACGACGCCGGCCGCGCCGTGCTCGGCGTCGCCATCCGGACCGCCGTGGTCGCGGGACGCGCCGACGCCCACGGCCGCTTCATCGATGCCGCCGTCGAGTACGCCGTCGGCGCGGGCATCGTCGCCGATTCCGACCCCGAAGCCGAGTGGCGCGAGACGCTCGACAAGGCGGGGCCGCTGCGGGGCGTGTTCAAACTCGAAAACACCGAGGGAAGCCGGGACTAA
- a CDS encoding tRNA pseudouridine synthase A, with protein MPRYKLTIAYEGTAFHGWQKQEPPNPAVNPGAAPVPAGSEAREGRAVLRTVQEIVERAAREVVREPVRLAGASRTDAGVHARGQVAAFTCSGDEGGGGEGDGGGTEAASRGRSGWPVARGLDRLRLAVNARLPEDVLVTGVEVVPEAFDPIADARAKAYSYTILCSEDRPLWERRWVFHSWRTLNAGAMDRAARLLVGEHDFAAFAAAGHGRQTTVRTIFDCRVRVVDGLAGVPGGNTGSPASGALIRIDVSGSGFLYNMVRIIAGTLHEVGRGKMDVASMPEILASRDRRRAGPTLPPAGLCLEWVRYDNG; from the coding sequence GTGCCGCGGTACAAGTTGACCATCGCGTACGAGGGGACGGCGTTCCACGGGTGGCAGAAGCAGGAGCCGCCGAACCCGGCTGTGAACCCGGGGGCCGCGCCCGTGCCGGCGGGTTCGGAGGCACGCGAGGGCCGGGCGGTGCTGCGGACGGTGCAGGAGATCGTCGAGCGGGCGGCGCGGGAGGTGGTGCGCGAGCCGGTGCGGCTAGCCGGGGCGTCGCGGACCGATGCGGGCGTGCATGCGCGCGGGCAGGTGGCGGCGTTCACGTGCTCGGGCGACGAGGGGGGGGGCGGAGAAGGCGACGGCGGCGGGACGGAGGCGGCGTCGCGGGGGCGCTCGGGGTGGCCCGTGGCGCGCGGTCTGGACCGGCTGCGCCTCGCGGTGAACGCGCGGCTCCCCGAGGACGTGCTGGTGACGGGGGTCGAGGTCGTGCCGGAGGCGTTCGACCCGATCGCCGATGCGCGGGCGAAGGCGTACTCGTACACGATCCTGTGCTCGGAGGACCGGCCGTTGTGGGAGCGGCGGTGGGTGTTCCACTCGTGGCGCACCCTGAACGCGGGGGCGATGGACCGGGCGGCGCGTCTGCTGGTGGGCGAGCATGACTTCGCGGCGTTCGCGGCGGCGGGGCACGGGCGGCAGACGACGGTGCGGACGATCTTCGATTGCCGGGTGCGCGTGGTGGATGGGTTGGCGGGTGTGCCGGGCGGCAACACAGGAAGCCCGGCCAGCGGCGCGCTGATCCGCATCGACGTGTCGGGCAGCGGCTTCCTCTACAACATGGTGCGGATCATCGCGGGAACGCTGCACGAGGTGGGGCGGGGGAAGATGGACGTGGCGTCGATGCCGGAGATTCTGGCGTCGCGCGACCGCCGCCGCGCCGGCCCGACACTGCCGCCCGCGGGGCTGTGCCTGGAGTGGGTGCGGTACGACAACGGATGA
- a CDS encoding coproporphyrinogen III oxidase, with translation MRRAGHAAGEIARLQKFRAVREPGVAIGAAARAVAEGLERERRLTGGLAGAWAALCPPELAGRSRVVRFVGGVVTVEVTDGATRFRVDRWLRSGGRAALQDRAGGGIRRVVMRVRNKRGG, from the coding sequence ATGAGGCGGGCGGGTCATGCGGCCGGCGAGATCGCGCGTTTGCAGAAGTTTCGCGCCGTGCGAGAGCCTGGCGTCGCGATCGGTGCGGCGGCGCGGGCGGTGGCAGAAGGGCTGGAGCGAGAGCGTCGGCTGACGGGAGGGCTGGCGGGGGCGTGGGCCGCGCTCTGCCCGCCGGAACTCGCCGGGCGGTCGCGCGTCGTGCGTTTCGTGGGGGGCGTGGTGACGGTCGAGGTGACGGACGGGGCGACGCGGTTCCGCGTGGATCGCTGGCTGCGCTCGGGCGGCCGGGCCGCGCTGCAGGATCGCGCAGGGGGGGGGATTCGGCGGGTGGTGATGCGGGTGAGGAACAAGAGGGGCGGATAG
- a CDS encoding cystathionine gamma-synthase, with product MSSEQRFGTRAIHAGQRPDPTTGAIMTPIYQTATYVQESPGVIKSDYDYSRSSNPTRKALEANLASLEGGRHGLCFASGCAAMECVLHLFEPGDHVLLCDDVYGGTNRLFNRVFTRHGLKVSLVDMTDESATRDAMTERTRLVWLETPTNPMLKVIDLRRTASIAHERGALLAVDNTFASPFLQNPLALGADIVCHSSTKYLGGHSDVVGGALVVNDPDLHERLKFVQNAVGAVPSPFDCFLLLRSTKTLHVRMERHCMNACRLAAWLEQHPKVKRVIYPGLSSHPQHHLATRQMRGFGGMITAELKGGIEDARRFLERLTIFSLAESLGGVESLVEHPGIMTHASVPPEQRARLGISDGLVRFSVGIEDGDDLLADVEHALG from the coding sequence ATGAGCAGCGAGCAGCGGTTCGGGACGCGCGCCATCCACGCCGGCCAGCGGCCGGACCCGACGACGGGCGCGATCATGACGCCGATCTACCAGACGGCGACCTACGTGCAGGAAAGCCCGGGCGTCATCAAGAGCGACTACGACTACTCGCGGTCGAGCAACCCGACCCGCAAGGCGCTCGAAGCCAACCTCGCCTCGCTCGAAGGCGGTCGGCACGGGCTGTGCTTCGCCAGCGGGTGCGCGGCGATGGAGTGCGTGCTGCACCTCTTCGAGCCGGGAGATCACGTGCTGCTGTGCGACGACGTCTACGGGGGGACGAACCGGCTCTTCAACCGCGTCTTCACGCGCCACGGCCTGAAGGTCTCGCTGGTGGACATGACGGACGAGTCCGCCACGCGCGACGCCATGACCGAGCGCACGCGGCTGGTGTGGCTGGAGACGCCGACGAACCCGATGCTGAAGGTGATCGACCTGCGGCGCACCGCCTCGATCGCGCACGAGCGGGGCGCGCTGCTGGCGGTGGACAACACGTTCGCGTCGCCGTTCCTGCAGAACCCGCTCGCGCTCGGGGCGGACATCGTGTGCCATTCCTCCACGAAGTACCTCGGCGGGCACTCGGACGTCGTCGGTGGTGCGCTGGTCGTGAACGACCCGGACCTGCACGAGCGGCTGAAGTTCGTCCAGAACGCGGTCGGGGCGGTGCCGTCCCCCTTCGACTGCTTCCTGCTGCTGCGATCGACGAAGACGCTGCACGTTCGGATGGAGAGGCACTGCATGAACGCCTGCCGGCTGGCGGCGTGGCTGGAGCAGCACCCGAAGGTGAAGCGCGTGATCTATCCCGGCCTCTCGTCGCACCCGCAGCACCACCTGGCGACGCGGCAGATGCGCGGCTTCGGGGGCATGATCACCGCGGAACTCAAGGGCGGGATCGAAGACGCGCGCCGGTTCCTCGAACGCCTGACGATCTTCAGCCTCGCCGAGTCGCTCGGGGGGGTGGAGTCGCTCGTCGAGCACCCGGGCATCATGACGCACGCGAGCGTGCCGCCCGAGCAGCGCGCCCGCCTGGGCATCTCCGACGGCCTGGTGCGCTTCAGCGTGGGCATCGAGGACGGCGACGACCTGCTGGCGGACGTCGAGCACGCGCTCGGATGA
- a CDS encoding DUF3473 domain-containing protein, translated as MPDAPAAMSIDVEDWFQVENLRAVVARDTWDERELRVERNTDRMLELMAERGVRCTCFILGWVADRCPSLIKRIAAAGHEIASHGYGHDLIYTLTHEQFREDVRRAKRLTEDLTGAVVRGYRAPSFSITDWAIDVLREEGFAYDSSAFPTVAHDRYGRLAGMDAGEPIAEIRPGFHEVCVSTLQLGRRGLPWAGGGYFRLIPYPVFKRGVRRILRSGTPYVFYIHPWEIDPGQPRMSGLRRSHAFRHYNNLDRCGARFASLLSDFAWMTVGELLSRESGARTARQAVTG; from the coding sequence ATGCCTGATGCCCCGGCGGCCATGTCGATCGACGTGGAGGACTGGTTCCAGGTCGAGAACCTGCGGGCTGTCGTTGCGCGCGACACGTGGGACGAGCGCGAGTTGCGCGTCGAGCGGAACACCGACCGGATGCTTGAACTGATGGCGGAGCGCGGGGTGCGCTGCACCTGTTTCATTCTCGGCTGGGTGGCCGACAGGTGCCCATCGCTCATCAAGCGCATCGCGGCCGCCGGGCACGAGATCGCCAGCCACGGGTACGGGCATGACCTCATCTACACGCTCACGCACGAGCAGTTCCGCGAGGACGTGCGCCGGGCGAAGCGGCTCACGGAAGACCTGACCGGGGCGGTGGTGCGCGGCTATCGCGCGCCGTCGTTCTCCATCACCGACTGGGCGATCGACGTTCTGCGAGAGGAAGGGTTCGCGTATGACTCGTCGGCGTTCCCGACGGTGGCGCACGATCGCTACGGGAGGCTGGCGGGCATGGACGCGGGCGAGCCGATCGCCGAGATCAGGCCGGGCTTCCACGAGGTGTGCGTCTCCACGCTGCAGCTGGGCAGGCGGGGCCTGCCGTGGGCAGGGGGGGGGTACTTCCGGCTGATCCCGTACCCGGTGTTCAAGCGCGGCGTTCGGCGCATTCTGCGCTCGGGGACGCCCTACGTCTTCTACATCCACCCGTGGGAGATCGATCCGGGTCAGCCGCGGATGTCGGGGCTGCGCCGCTCGCACGCCTTCCGGCACTACAACAACCTGGACCGCTGCGGGGCACGCTTTGCCTCGCTGCTGTCGGACTTCGCGTGGATGACGGTGGGGGAGTTGCTGTCGCGGGAGTCCGGGGCAAGGACAGCGAGGCAGGCCGTCACGGGATGA